One genomic window of Leptospira johnsonii includes the following:
- a CDS encoding MFS transporter — translation MESVASLPRTKIVRHELFLILLLASIQFTNIMDFMIMFPLQDYFLKQFQIDTAMFSLVLSSYSFAAAIAALIGANFIDRFNRKSAAIFLYVGFLVGTALCAVANTYSFLLFARITAGIFGGMVSGVILSIIGDVFPIEKRGKAMGGVMGAFSAASVLGVPSGIRIAMSSGWNYTFAFIVLLGLPILVLAILYLPSLPSKMEKQKMADFSQLINVLSKRDHLVALAFFMSVILGGFTVVTSIAVFMERNMGFSKTQVSHIYEIGGICTFVSSWIIGFLSDKFGKHKVFLVLVLLALLPILAITHLPKDLPVYMALGVTTVFMVLVSGRVIPSMAMLTSAIRPEVRGSFMSVNSSLQSVATGIGALLAGAVLIQLPNGTFERFDVVGYFAVGFNLLALYLSRKVKIVS, via the coding sequence ATGGAATCCGTAGCTTCACTTCCTCGGACAAAAATAGTTCGCCATGAATTGTTTCTGATCCTGCTTCTTGCGAGCATTCAGTTTACCAATATCATGGATTTTATGATCATGTTCCCGCTTCAGGATTATTTTTTGAAGCAGTTCCAGATCGATACAGCAATGTTTTCCTTGGTTCTTTCTTCTTATTCTTTTGCCGCTGCGATTGCTGCTTTGATCGGAGCTAACTTTATCGATCGTTTTAATCGTAAGTCTGCCGCTATCTTTCTTTATGTTGGCTTTTTGGTAGGAACTGCGCTTTGTGCGGTTGCGAATACGTATTCTTTTCTTCTCTTTGCAAGAATCACTGCAGGGATTTTCGGGGGAATGGTCAGCGGAGTCATCCTTTCTATCATAGGCGACGTCTTTCCGATCGAAAAGAGAGGGAAGGCGATGGGAGGGGTGATGGGTGCATTCTCTGCCGCCTCGGTTTTGGGAGTTCCTTCCGGCATTCGGATTGCGATGAGTTCTGGTTGGAATTATACCTTTGCATTTATCGTACTTTTGGGTCTTCCGATCCTGGTTCTTGCGATTCTATATTTGCCTAGTCTTCCTTCTAAAATGGAAAAGCAGAAGATGGCGGATTTTAGCCAACTAATCAATGTTCTTTCTAAGAGAGATCATTTAGTGGCCCTGGCGTTTTTTATGAGCGTGATCTTGGGTGGATTTACTGTCGTAACTTCGATAGCTGTTTTTATGGAGAGGAATATGGGTTTCTCCAAGACCCAGGTCAGCCATATTTACGAGATCGGCGGGATCTGCACTTTCGTTTCTTCCTGGATCATCGGCTTCTTGTCGGATAAGTTTGGAAAACATAAGGTTTTTCTGGTCCTAGTTCTTCTCGCGTTACTTCCCATCCTTGCGATCACTCATTTGCCAAAGGATCTACCAGTGTACATGGCCCTCGGAGTTACGACAGTTTTTATGGTCCTAGTATCCGGTCGGGTCATCCCTTCGATGGCGATGCTGACTTCTGCCATTCGTCCCGAGGTGAGGGGAAGTTTCATGTCTGTGAATTCTAGCTTACAAAGTGTGGCCACAGGTATTGGAGCGCTTCTTGCGGGAGCGGTCCTGATCCAATTGCCGAATGGAACTTTCGAAAGATTTGATGTAGTAGGTTATTTCGCGGTGGGTTTCAATCTTCTTGCTCTCTATCTTTCCAGAAAGGTGAAAATAGTTTCCTAA